The Lycium barbarum isolate Lr01 chromosome 10, ASM1917538v2, whole genome shotgun sequence genome includes a region encoding these proteins:
- the LOC132613850 gene encoding phospholipase A(1) LCAT3: MFGDYCCCFFPGRSSDSVNDVVADRDPVLLVSGLAGSILHSKSKKLGGWETRVWVRLLLAELEFKKKLWSIYNPKTGYTEALDDSTEIVVPQDDYGLYAIDILDPSVMVKCVHLSGVYHFHEMIDMLVKCGYKKGTTLFGFGYDFRQSNRIDKAMNDLKSKLAAAYKASGGRKVDIISHSMGGLLIKCFISLYSDVFSKYVKKWIAIASPFQGAPGCINDSLLTGVQFVDGFESNFFVSRWTMHQLLVECPSIYEMLPNPDFKWKKQPEILVWRKKSKDGNTVAELERYDASTSVTLFKEALKSNELNLNGKTVALPFNLSILDWAASTRKILNDAQLPKGIPFYSIYGTSFDTPFDVCYGSKASPIEDLTDCCHTMPQYSYVDGDGTVPAESAMADNFEAVERVGVQAGHRELLRDETVFELIKMWLGVSNKQKVHSRTSRVMDLYSGQNL; encoded by the exons ATGTTCGGAGATTACTGCTGTTGTTTCTTTCCGGGTCGGAGCTCCGACTCAGTTAACGATGTTGTAGCTGATAGAGACCCGGTTTTGTTGGTTTCGGGTCTTGCCGGGTCAATTCTCCATTCTAAGAGCAAGAAACTTGGTGGTTGGGAAACCCGAGTTTGGGTCCGATTACTTCTTGCTGAACTTGAGTTTAAAAAAAAGTTATGGTCCATTTACAATCCTAAAACag GGTATACAGAGGCATTGGATGATAGCACAGAAATAGTAGTGCCACAAGATGATTATGGACTATATGCCATTGACATTTTGGATCCTTCAGTG ATGGTGAAGTGTGTACACTTGAGCGGTGTATACCATTTTCATGAAATGATTGATATGCTTGTCAAATGTGGATATAAAAAGGGAACTACGTTATTCGGTTTTGGTTACGACTTCCGCCAAAGCAATAG GATTGACAAGGCAATGAATGACCTGAAATCAAAGCTGGCTGCAGCTTATAAAGCTTCTGGGGGAAGAAAAGTCGATATTATTTCGCACTCCATGGGTGGATTGTTAATCAAATGTTTCATTTCTCTTTATAGTGAT GTATTTTCCAAGTATGTGAAAAAGTGGATTGCCATTGCCTCTCCCTTTCAAG GTGCTCCTGGATGCATTAATGACTCTCTCTTAACTGGAGTGCAGTTCGTTGATGGATTTGAAAGCAACTTTTTCGTGTCAAGGTGGACCATGCATCAATTG TTGGTTGAGTGCCCGTCGATCTACGAGATGTTGCCAAATCCTGACTTCAAGTGGAAAAAGCAACCTGAAATTTTAGTGTGGCGGAAGAAATCTAAGGATGGGAATACAGTGGCTGAATTAGAACGTTATGACGCTAGCACAAGTGTGACTCTCTTTAAGGAAGCGTTGAAGAGCAATGAG CTCAACTTAAATGGTAAAACAGTGGCTCTACCTTTCAACTTATCAATTCTTGATTGGGCAGCTAGTACTCGCAAAATTTTAAATGATGCTCAATTGCCGAAAGGAATTCCTTTCTATAGCATCTATGGGACATCCTTTGATACACCTTTTGATGTTTG TTACGGTTCAAAAGCTTCTCCAATCGAGGACCTAACGGATTGCTGCCATACAATG CCTCAATACTCCTACGTGGATGGTGATGGAACTGTTCCAGCTGAATCAGCAATG GCTGATAATTTTGAAGCAGTGGAAAGAGTAGGAGTTCAGGCTGGTCACAGGGAACTATTAAGAGATGAGACAGTTTTCGAGCTTATCAAGATGTGGCTTGGCGTATCCAATAAACAGAAGGTGCATTCCAGGACCTCTAGGGTGATGGACCTTTATTCAGGTCAAAACTTGTAA